A region of Nakaseomyces glabratus chromosome M, complete sequence DNA encodes the following proteins:
- the PLN1 gene encoding Pln1p (CAGL0M05995g~Ortholog(s) have lipid droplet localization), whose product MTEGNYAEVASNGQEKKVAKEELHSSLVTYSSPTLQHLHRYPVVDKLIKRAVSVPVVSKAIAVSLLAVTGLKHKVWDSGKFPAVAKPVVSSSFKLLHKFDELVNLLVFSEGIDALFYAAKEHKNRPGVWLVWFLLDYFANVFNIILKEFVLKPFKLGNVAIKDASDATHKVTDVKELPHVSELSDTTKRLSQDLQSKVSESYIQPTKESAMQKYDTYIKPTAEKLHNVYAGNAKEKIDTYVKPKYDSYVKPGYDTAKETYKTITATYEQKLNKTESIPRAIVDTGYEVGVTTIGKLRGSTPPKEQQRPQTTEVSS is encoded by the coding sequence ATGACTGAAGGTAATTACGCTGAAGTTGCCAGTAATGGccaagagaagaaagtaGCCAAGGAGGAATTGCACTCCTCATTGGTGACATACAGCTCTCCAACTTTGCAGCACTTGCATCGTTACCCAGTGGTTGACAAGCTTATCAAGCGTGCTGTTAGTGTGCCAGTGGTGAGCAAAGCCATCGCTGTGTCTTTGCTGGCTGTAACGGGTCTTAAGCACAAAGTTTGGGACTCCGGCAAGTTCCCTGCAGTTGCTAAGCCTGTGGTTTCAAGCAGTTTCAAACTCTTGCacaaatttgatgaattagTGAACCTGTTGGTGTTTAGCGAAGGTATCGACGCTTTGTTCTACGCTGCCAAGGAACACAAGAATAGACCTGGTGTGTGGTTAGTATGGTTCCTACTTGACTATTTTGCCAATGTTTTCAACATAATCTTAAAAGAGTTTGTGCTGAAACCATTCAAATTGGGTAATGTAGCTATAAAAGATGCTTCTGATGCAACACACAAAGTCACAGATGTGAAGGAACTGCCTCATGTTTCTGAGCTAAGCGATACCACCAAGCGTTTGTCACAAGATCTACAAAGCAAAGTTTCCGAATCTTATATTCAGCCTACCAAAGAGTCTGCGATGCAGAAATATGACACTTACATCAAGCCAACTGCTGAGAAGTTGCACAACGTATATGCAGGCAATGCCAAGGAAAAGATCGATACTTATGTTAAGCCAAAGTATGACTCCTACGTAAAGCCAGGCTACGATACTGCTAAGGAGACTTATAAGACTATTACTGCCACTTACGAGCAGAAGTTGAACAAGACTGAAAGTATTCCTCGTGCCATCGTTGACACAGGTTATGAGGTTGGTGTCACCACTATAGGAAAATTGAGAGGATCTACCCCACCAAAGGAGCAACAACGTCCACAAACTACTGAGGTGTCCTCCTAA
- the TYR1 gene encoding prephenate dehydrogenase (NADP(+)) (CAGL0M06017g~Ortholog(s) have prephenate dehydrogenase (NAD+) activity, role in tyrosine biosynthetic process and cytosol localization), whose protein sequence is MMEEQWQANKVIGIIGLGDMGLLYATKFSSAGWKVVACDREELFDSLSERKRQNAWKFDIVKNGHYVSRISDYIIYSVEAENIDKLVKLYGPSTKVGAIVGGQTSCKTPEIKAFEKYLPEDVEIITLHSLHGPKVNTEGQPLVLINHRSKTDESMKFIESLVSCLKSKQVYLTYEEHDRITADTQAVTHAAFLSMGRAWAKLKVYPWTLGVNKWYGGLENVKVNISLRIYSNKWHVYAGLALTNPMAHKQILQYATSATELFTLFLDKKKDELTERLNKAKEFVFGNHTGLLLLDDTIFEKYSLSKDSASSDSKESTSLPNSHLSLLAIVDSWHQLGINPYDHMICSTPLFRIFLGVSEFLFLSPDLLEKTIDAAIDDHSFRRDDLEFVVAAREWSSIVTFGNFDLYKRQFEDVQKFFEPMLPEANQIGNEMIKTILMHSQDSKEA, encoded by the coding sequence ATGATGGAAGAACAATGGCAGGCCAATAAGGTAATTGGTATTATTGGGCTGGGTGATATGGGTCTGCTATATGCAACCAAGTTTTCCAGTGCTGGTTGGAAAGTGGTTGCTTGTGATAGAGAAGAGTTATTTGATTCGCTTTCGGAAAGGAAAAGACAAAATGCCTGgaaatttgatattgtGAAAAATGGTCATTATGTTTCAAGAATCAGtgattatattatttacagtGTCGAAGCCGAGAACATTGATAAATTGGTGAAATTGTATGGGCCATCGACTAAAGTTGGTGCCATTGTAGGTGGTCAAACAAGTTGTAAGACTCCTGAAATCAAAGCTTTCGAGAAATACCTACCTGAAGATGTTGAAATTATAACTTTGCACTCCTTACATGGGCCAAAAGTGAATACAGAGGGTCAGCCACTGGTCTTGATTAATCACAGGAGCAAGACAGACGAATCTATGAAGTTTATCGAGTCTCTGGTGTCTTGTCTCAAAAGTAAACAGGTCTATTTGACCTATGAAGAACACGATAGAATTACAGCTGATACTCAAGCAGTGACACATGCTGCCTTCTTAAGTATGGGTAGGGCATGGGCAAAACTAAAAGTTTATCCATGGACATTGGGTGTTAACAAATGGTATGGTGGCTTGGAGAATGTCAAAGTTAATATTTCCTTGAGAATCTATTCAAATAAGTGGCATGTTTATGCTGGTTTAGCACTTACAAACCCAATGGCCCACAAACAAATTCTGCAATACGCAACAAGTGCTACAGAACTGTTTACATTATTTTTAGATAAGAAAAAGGATGAACTTACAGAGAGATTAAACAAAGCAAAAGAATTTGTGTTTGGAAATCATACTGGTTTATTACTTCTTGACGATACGATCTTTGAGAAATATTCATTATCCAAAGATTCTGCATCTTCTGATAGCAAAGAAAGTACTTCTTTGCCAAATTCACATCTGTCATTGCTGGCTATTGTTGACTCGTGGCATCAGCTGGGAATCAATCCATATGATCATATGATCTGTTCCACACCACTATTTAGAATATTTCTTGGTGTTTCCGAATTCCTATTCCTATCACCAGACCTATTAGAAAAAACCATTGATGCTGCCATTGATGACCACTCATTTAGAAGGGATGACCTTGAGTTTGTAGTAGCCGCTAGAGAATGGAGTTCAATTGTAACATTCGGAAATTTTGACTTATATAAAAGacaatttgaagatgttcaaaaattctttGAACCGATGCTTCCTGAAGCTAACCAAATAGGTAACGAAATGATCAAAACAATCTTAATGCACTCTCAGGACTCTAAAGAGGCTTGA
- the FMP46 gene encoding putative redox protein (CAGL0M05951g~Ortholog(s) have mitochondrion localization) has protein sequence MSMFRTLQRQPRTISLFTHDLENSRPCLSILEYLKSHTTNRFDLELSTKFPTLDQVHYMNAINPMILRAQIPHLTKIMKLKSYDPLFGSQLSDCVTKGFWNKEAPLWVDWEKKALGTDLQSIKELLEKD, from the coding sequence ATGTCTATGTTTAGAACTTTGCAAAGGCAGCCCCGTACCATATCCCTATTCACACATGATTTGGAGAACAGCAGACCATGTCTCAGTATTCTCGAGTATTTAAAGAGTCACACGACCAATCGCTTTGACTTAGAGTTGAGCACCAAGTTTCCAACTTTGGACCAGGTACACTACATGAACGCCATCAACCCGATGATCCTGCGCGCACAGATTCCGCATCTCACCAAGATCATGAAATTGAAGTCCTATGACCCACTATTTGGGTCACAACTATCTGACTGTGTCACTAAGGGGTTCTGGAACAAAGAAGCACCATTGTGGGTAGACTGGGAGAAGAAAGCACTGGGAACTGACCTACAGAGCATAAAGGAACTATTAGAAAAGGACTGA
- the POP7 gene encoding ribonuclease P/MRP protein subunit POP7 (CAGL0M06039g~Ortholog(s) have RNA binding, ribonuclease MRP activity, ribonuclease P activity): MAEKLVRKLPTVKTMSHKKIKSTMYVKSGTPFKSATKRIDKLLNQCQRYVTVLGMGHSVTKTLAIATTYQEKLHKVQVMTKTIEVLDEVVEDTESIDDSDSDIETKLKKRLLSGVEVRIFKV, from the coding sequence ATGGCAGAGAAATTAGTTAGAAAGCTACCGACGGTAAAGACCATGTCACACAAAAAGATTAAATCAACAATGTATGTGAAGAGTGGAACGCCCTTCAAAAGTGCTACAAAGAGGATAGACAAGCTTTTAAACCAGTGTCAACGATATGTTACTGTACTAGGAATGGGTCACAGTGTTACCAAAACTCTTGCCATTGCAACCACATATCAGGAAAAGCTGCACAAGGTACAGGTAATGACCAAGACTATTGAAGTATTAGATGAGGTAGTAGAAGACACAGAAAGCATAGATGATAGTGATAGTGATATAGAAACTAAACTCAAGAAGCGATTATTGAGCGGTGTAGAAGTGAGGATATTTAAAGTATGA
- the PEX32 gene encoding Pex32p (CAGL0M06061g~Ortholog(s) have role in peroxisome organization and integral component of peroxisomal membrane localization) produces the protein MAYHAKFINSHGQKPSLTLVTPVMLSMSLAKIYPLLIIADAALDNLMWICEDPNLPFLYVVLTYLSLSLYSWSWEYPVAGSQMANIILLWLELSSGVFLLFAASYFISSVYYNISTSEPPTVDDIILNLESLLDKLETLRNEIMFRRWFKKPISKVKMLQIFVRLVLVLTPVHYVLMKVITVHNYSKLLILFALFYHSDWMQVVLRLCWRLLIVRRFYFRVFNYIFGDEYTLLGNNSKFGLKTLNLQHIMHLTSNCYLQIPLPLNAVTKMKENHLLEILLLRYLNKNSKALENDDNIIKEFDSKTTADVVPKENTTDESATTSYNSSKVKIKEIVVFENQRKWKYKGWISKMLPYERPQFTTNCNNKYNDPGAYITESPEQLDLQVPPDWSWIEKEWTVSSWVYSDTDWNVTGTMDSLEGYTRSRIWKRKMFTL, from the coding sequence ATGGCTTACCATGCGAAATTTATCAATAGCCATGGTCAGAAACCTTCACTAACGCTAGTCACGCCTGTCATGCTTTCCATGAGCTTGGCAAAGATATACCCGTTACTGATCATTGCAGATGCAGCTTTAGATAACTTAATGTGGATATGTGAGGATCCTAACCTCCCGTTTTTATATGTGGTATTGACTTATCTTTCGTTGAGTTTGTACTCTTGGTCATGGGAGTACCCAGTAGCAGGCTCTCAGATGgctaatattattcttctGTGGTTGGAGCTCAGCAGTGgagtttttttattatttgcaGCCTCGTACTTCATAAGTTCGGtttattataatatctCAACATCAGAACCACCAACAGTTGATGATATAATACTTAATTTAGAGTCGTTGTTAGACAAATTAGAGACTTTACGAAATGAGATCATGTTCAGGCGATGGTTCAAGAAACCCATATCCAAAGTGAAAATGTTACAGATATTTGTTAGATTGGTACTGGTATTAACGCCTGTCCATTATGTTCTTATGAAAGTTATTACTGTGCATAATTATTCAAAGCTTCTTATTCTCTTTGCGTTGTTTTATCACTCAGATTGGATGCAAGTAGTCTTGCGACTATGTTGGAGATTGCTAATTGTAAGAAGGTTTTATTTCAGAGTGTTCAACTATATATTTGGAGATGAGTATACGTTGCTGGGCAACAATTCGAAATTCGGTCTCAAGACATTAAATTTACAGCATATTATGCATTTAACTTCTAACTGTTATTTACAAATTCCACTACCCTTGAATGCAGTAACTAAAATGAAAGAGAATCATTTGTTAGAGATATTACTACTGCGATACTTGAATAAAAATTCTAAGGCGCTAGAAAACGAcgataatatcattaaagAGTTTGATTCAAAAACCACTGCTGACGTCGTTCCTAAAGAGAATACTACTGATGAGTCTGCAACGACCTCATATAATTCCTCAAAAGTAAAAATTAAGGAAATTGTTGTATTCGagaatcaaagaaaatggaagTATAAAGGCTGGATTTCTAAGATGCTACCTTATGAACGTCCTCAATTTACGACGAAttgtaataataaatataatgatCCTGGAGCATATATAACAGAGTCCCCTGAGCAGCTGGATTTACAGGTACCCCCAGATTGGTCCTGGATTGAAAAGGAGTGGACTGTATCGTCTTGGGTTTATTCTGACACAGATTGGAATGTTACTGGTACGATGGATTCATTAGAAGGATACACCAGATCAAGAATTTGGAAGAGAAAGATGTTCACTCTTTGA
- the PAM17 gene encoding Pam17p (CAGL0M05929g~Ortholog(s) have role in protein import into mitochondrial matrix and plasma membrane, presequence translocase-associated import motor localization), producing MLSITQGIVRRSVARPGLIRPLVKCNARYYSDKPEDSLTWTDFFQLRKQERRINVGSSVFTALVGANVSWAYLSTMEIDPTQMIFGFDPLVVVTAGLMASGALGYLMGPAVGSQVFKLTKGNKLAQYNLKNKEFLKHVIQNRVDASSQSFSNPVPDYYGEKIGSVKEYRQWLRDCHAYAKKAKEFL from the coding sequence ATGCTATCAATTACGCAAGGTATTGTTAGAAGAAGTGTGGCTAGACCTGGTTTGATAAGGCCATTGGTTAAATGTAATGCTAGATATTACAGTGACAAGCCTGAAGACAGTCTTACATGGACTGATTTCTTCCAGTTGAGAAAGCAGGAGCGCAGAATCAATGTTGGCTCCTCTGTGTTCACTGCTTTAGTGGGTGCTAATGTGTCTTGGGCATACCTATCTACTATGGAGATTGACCCCACGCAGATGATATTCGGTTTTGATCCATTAGTTGTGGTTACTGCCGGTCTTATGGCCTCAGGTGCCTTGGGTTACCTAATGGGCCCAGCTGTGGGATCACAGGTGTTCAAGCTAACTAAGGGTAACAAACTAGCACAATAtaacttgaagaacaaggAATTTTTGAAACACGTTATTCAAAACAGAGTAGATGCTTCCTCACAAAGTTTCAGTAATCCGGTACCAGACTATTATGGTGAGAAAATTGGTTCAGTAAAAGAGTACAGGCAATGGTTGAGAGACTGTCATGCATATGCTAAAAAAGCCAAGGAGTTTTTGTAA
- the NAP1 gene encoding histone chaperone NAP1 (CAGL0M05973g~Ortholog(s) have cyclin binding, enzyme activator activity, histone binding activity): MSAPIKTKPKSSMKIDNAPTPHNTPASVLNNSYLKNGNPVGKSKPPPTISEEDIQTALSSQQPLLLGAIQEKLGSLVGQDSGYVDSLPQVVRNRIFALKKLQSDLFGIEKDFQVELFELEHKYLQKYAPLHARRSEIISGKQEPTSEEVAAGKEIQEKEEGEEEEGEKPTDIQLTEEDIKGIPSFWLTALENLPIVSDTITDRDAEVLEYLQDVSIEYLTEGKPGFLLKFKFSEENPYFKTPELTKTYYYQSELGYSGDFIYDHADGCSIDWVDNDSNVTIAVEMRKQRNKTTKQVRTIEKITPIESFFNFFDPPKMAGDEEDEEDLEDLEERLALDYSIGEQIKDKLIPRAVDWFTGAALEFEFNDAPEDEFDEFEDEDEDEDEDEEEDEDERDDFANKKEEPPECKQS; encoded by the coding sequence ATGTCGGCACCAATTAAGACTAAGCCAAAGTCTTCTATGAAGATAGACAATGCTCCTACACCACACAACACACCTGCCAGTGTGCTGAATAACAGCTACTTGAAGAACGGCAATCCAGTGGGCAAGAGCAAGCCTCCACCAACGATTAGCGAGGAAGATATTCAAACTGCGTTGAGTTCGCAGCAGCCACTATTGCTCGGTGCAATCCAGGAAAAGCTGGGGTCTCTTGTAGGCCAGGATAGTGGATACGTTGATTCTTTGCCACAGGTAGTTagaaatagaatatttgcTCTAAAGAAGCTGCAATCCGATCTGTTTGGTATTGAGAAGGACTTCCAAGTGGAATTATTCGAGTTGGAGCACAAGTACTTACAAAAATACGCGCCTCTACATGCCCGTCGTAGCGAGATCATTAGTGGTAAGCAAGAACCAACCTCTGAAGAAGTTGCTGCAGGTaaagaaattcaagaaaaggaagaaggtgaagaagaagaaggtgaaaAGCCAACTGACATTCAACTAACGGAGGAAGACATCAAGGGCATTCCATCATTCTGGCTCACTGCTCTGGAAAACTTGCCAATTGTCTCAGACACAATCACTGATCGTGATGCTGAAGTGCTTGAATATTTGCAAGATGTCAGCATCGAATATCTAACTGAAGGCAAGCCAGGTTTCCTTCTGAAGTTCAAATTCAGTGAGGAAAACCCATACTTCAAGACCCCAGAACTAACTAAGACATACTACTACCAAAGTGAGCTTGGTTACTCTGGTGATTTCATCTATGATCATGCAGATGGCTGTTCTATTGACTGGGTAGACAACGACTCCAATGTTACCATTGCCGTTGAGATGCGCAAACAGAGAAACAAGACCACAAAGCAAGTGCGTACGATAGAGAAGATCACGCCGATTGAAtcattcttcaacttcttcgACCCACCAAAGATGGCCGgcgatgaagaagacgaagaaGACCTGGAAGACCTGGAAGAAAGACTAGCGCTAGACTATTCCATCGGTGAACAAATAAAGGACAAACTAATTCCTCGTGCTGTAGATTGGTTTACTGGTGCAGCATTGGAATTTGAGTTCAACGACGCACCAGAAGATGAATTCGATGAATTCGAAGATGAGGACGAGGAcgaggatgaagatgaagaagaagacgagGATGAAAGAGACGACTTCGcaaataagaaagaagaacCTCCTGAGTGCAAACAATCTtaa
- the OAF3 gene encoding Oaf3p (CAGL0M05907g~Ortholog(s) have role in cellular response to oleic acid, negative regulation of transcription from RNA polymerase II promoter and mitochondrion, nucleus localization), whose product MEEPKKVTKSRRRPMLVCVNCRKRKSKCDRQLPCSKCIQHGDTDTCTYLNDVPIGKKNNVPNTQVTPNSSSPSIVINLHQNGNDYKTKNLNGQDNTLLKEINNNIWGRNSPIFPDSSDHSPPTQVFGDGPNLKPKVIGHCRYSGENQYINMVPKGYLIEVKRSSVTRYAMWTSTSVEYRDPYLSCMLMFKKGAVKATTEQMKKKMKFKNLPNSFALFTAFDNADDGKDKPNLNHAKIFNKFAEYRQQKSIGDLSEDHILDTKDLPRRQAVENCVLMFAKFHLCPLLPLFNLPHLMEEVKIFYDNVEKTGKVSTKNGDNWIYCIILLLTKICKLAICMSNIPGDDVSPIAQLDTTRFIPLVHKYIMNHNLFRKCTLHQLQVLLLLRFYNWCAPEDGDGQQGQQNSILMGMIISSAKELGIGWDLFTPGFPVGIDISDGSRPSAQHMNAEEYTTLYQKIWCYILFWDRKMLLVNGQNCIIQRSRDTDYSLLEATFSKEDGSEFFRYFIHLDSLLLEINDLISSNPTKVNITALNNCMTSLEEEFRNIHTIVNSREILQSNDDPRFFEVSWNIKIARACILHAEVVSYEKECDFVRCHYAIQKLWEIVLSMCSDCMEYWSQRSEAFLGSLNNFYTNRIVEIAADRLVHFVKAIILRLHRFHNVKAEDKQILVQFMHKFCSLYFTNFGREYFRCFKSLFNLKMDYRVLSYSSVKDPWTVMLTFILHEMSYGEQPEGKLSLRDRLPLIAKLHDKLSYMPSSFKNHDLILDAWQTSIYPICRYDEHFQLNLYISEIKKLDEHYKIDKDKNLFESFYNNEVKLFGEEFGTQESCNSAFQKDSSEPPQETITLDEWGTLSGPYEGNDILLASETDSKALRYNDQLIQEIFNPKDFLPFL is encoded by the coding sequence ATGGAAGAACCCAAGAAGGTCACAAAGTCTAGGCGCCGTCCTATGCTAGTATGTGTGAACTGCCGAAAACGGAAGTCTAAATGTGACCGCCAGTTACCATGCAGTAAGTGTATACAACACGGTGACACAGATACATGTACATACTTGAATGATGTTCCCATAGGCAAGAAGAATAATGTTCCTAATACTCAAGTGACTCCTAACAGTTCAAGTCCCAGTATCGTGATTAATTTACATCAGAATGGCAATGActataaaacaaaaaatttgaatggTCAGGATAACACCCTtctgaaagaaataaataataatatatggGGTAGAAATAGCCCCATATTTCCAGACAGTTCAGATCATTCACCTCCAACACAAGTTTTTGGGGATGGCCCTAATTTAAAACCCAAAGTAATTGGCCATTGCAGATACTCTGGCGAAaatcaatatattaatatgGTACCCAAGGGTTATTTAATCGAAGTAAAAAGATCATCCGTAACTCGTTATGCAATGTGGACAAGCACATCGGTAGAGTACAGAGATCCTTACTTAAGTTGCATGCTAATGTTCAAAAAAGGTGCTGTTAAAGCCACTACTGaacaaatgaagaaaaagatgaaatttAAGAATTTACCTAATTCATTCGCCCTATTCACAGCATTTGACAATGCTGATGATGGTAAAGATAAGCCTAACTTGAACCATGCgaaaatatttaataagtTTGCTGAATATAGGCAGCAAAAATCAATTGGAGATCTGTCTGAGGATCATATTCTGGATACAAAGGATTTACCTCGTAGACAAGCTGTTGAAAACTGCGTACTTATGTTTGCAAAATTCCATCTTTGCCCATTATTACCGTTATTTAATCTTCCTCATTTGATGGAAGAGGTAAAGATATTTTATGACAATGTTGAAAAAACAGGTAAAGtatcaacaaaaaatggCGACAATTGGATATACTGTATTATTTTGCTTCTAACCAAAATTTGTAAGTTAGCCATATGTATGTCTAACATACCAGGTGATGATGTTAGCCCTATCGCTCAATTGGATACCACCAGATTTATTCCTCTGGtacataaatatattatgaaTCATAATTTATTTCGCAAATGCACATTACACCAGTTGCAAGTCTTACTTTTGTTAAGATTTTATAATTGGTGTGCACCAGAAGATGGCGATGGACAACAAGGACAACAGAATAGTATTCTAATGGGCATGATCATTTCCAGTGCAAAAGAACTCGGTATAGGATGGGATCTATTTACCCCCGGATTTCCTGTTGGCATCGATATATCAGATGGTTCTAGACCTTCTGCACAACATATGAATGCTGAGGAGTATACTAcattatatcaaaaaatatggtgttatattttattttgggATAGAAAAATGCTATTGGTAAATGGTCAAAACTGCATAATACAAAGAAGTAGAGATACTGATTATTCACTACTCGAGGCAACTTTTAGTAAGGAAGATGGTAGTGAGTTTTTTCGATACTTTATTCATCTAGATTCGCTACTTCTGGAAATTAATGACCTCATATCTTCAAATCCCACTAAAGTAAATATAACAGCTCTTAATAACTGTATGACATCTCTTGAAGAGGAATTTCGCAATATCCATACAATCGTTAATTCAAGAGAAATACTGCAAAGCAATGATGATCCAAGATTTTTTGAAGTTAGTTGGAATATCAAGATAGCCCGTGCTTGTATTTTGCATGCTGAGGTGGTATCATATGAAAAGGAATGTGATTTTGTAAGATGCCATTATgcaattcaaaaattgtgGGAAATTGTCCTATCGATGTGTTCCGACTGTATGGAATACTGGAGCCAGAGATCAGAAGCATTCCTTGGTAGTTTGAATAACTTTTATACCAATCGTATTGTCGAGATTGCTGCTGACAGGCTCGTACATTTTGTGAAGGCAATCATTTTGCGGCTCCATAGATTTCATAATGTAAAGGCTGAAGATAAGCAGATACTAGTTCAGTTCATGCATAAGTTCTGTTCCTTATATTTTACAAACTTTGGTAGGGAATATTTCAGATGTTTCAAAAGTTTGTTCAATTTGAAGATGGATTATAGAGTTCTTTCATATTCAAGTGTAAAAGACCCATGGACTGTCATGCTGACATTCATTTTACATGAAATGTCCTACGGTGAACAGCCGGAAGGTAAGTTATCATTAAGAGACAGACTACCATTGATTGCCAAATTACATGATAAGTTAAGCTATATGCCCAGCTCTTTTAAAAACCATGACCTTATCTTAGATGCTTGGCAGACGTCTATTTATCCAATTTGCCGGTATGATGAGCACTTCCAACTTAACCTATACATTAGTGAAATTAAAAAGCTAGACGAACATTACAAAATAGATAAGgataaaaatttatttgAGTCGTTCTACAACAACGAAGTAAAACTATTTGGTGAGGAATTTGGAACTCAAGAAAGCTGTAATTCTGcttttcaaaaagattCATCTGAACCTCCTCAAGAAACTATTACACTAGATGAATGGGGTACCCTTTCGGGACCTTATGAAGGTAATGATATATTGTTGGCATCAGAAACTGATTCAAAGGCGTTAAGATATAATGATCAGCTAATCCAAGAAATATTCAATCCAAAAGACTTTCTTCCATTCCTATGA